The genome window TCTGAAGGAGCACGTGTCCAAGCGCGGCCAAGGTGCGGGATACCCCCTCACCAACACGCGGGGATTCAGAGCGAGCGTTGAGTCCTCACCGCCGGTCCCTCAAAGCAGACGTCCGTTGTCTGCCACAGTTCCTCAGGGAAGCGCCTCCGGCGGCAAAGGCACCACTGAACAGGCGCCCCGTACCGTCGATGGTCGGCCGGATGAGCCGATCATGCCAATCTCCCCGCCTCTGGCAGTCGTAGGGGACTCCGCCGGCGGGAGCGGATGCCCGAAGGGAGCGAAGACGCCGTGGAAAACGCCCCTGGCGGAAGAATGTAAGGAACGTTCCCGCCAAGTCTTCAGCCAAGTTGACAGCCGCAGAAAATGGGTGATAACGTAGGGAAACTGTCGTTCCGCATGGCCCAGGGCGTGCTTTCCGTGGATTTCTGCGGAGACAGCGACTTGGGGCAGCGGGCTGCCGGGCCTCCCGGCGTCCCCCTTGCGGCCCGGCTCGTAATGCCCTTCCTCAGCGGGGCTTCGGATGATCGGTTTGATCCGTCCGCGGCCCTGATGTCCCTCAAGTCGTTATCCATTCGCGTTTCGAACCTTGCCGGGTGGGTCGTCGCAGCCGCCGCTGCCCGGAACGGTGTTCAGACGGTCGATGTTTTGCCCTTCCCCGCACGACGAGGGGAAGGCGGGACATCCCTGTTGAAGGACCTCCCCGTGCCAGATTGTTCCGATCTTTCGCTCGGTCAGTGCCGTCCTTCGCCCCGCTCCGTACGCATTCTCTGGGCGCTGCTGGCCGTTCTGATCGCCGCCGCTCCGGCCCGGGCGATCGCCGAGTCGGCCGCCGCGCCGCCCGAGATCGCCAATGAGGACTGGGGGAAGAAGAACAACTTCCCGATGACGAAGGCGGCGAAGGAATCCAATCCCGCCGGGGCCAGCAAAGACCTGCTCATCAACGGCGCCAAGTTCTACGTCGACCGGATGACGATCCCGGAGAATCAGGCCGCCCTCGTTACCAAGACCGATCAGTACTTCAACAACTACATCTACGGCCCCGGAACGAGCAAAGCCGCCGAAGCGATTCTGCATCAGGCGACGATCGACCGCTGCAAGGAGCTCCTTGAACGGAACCCGCCGCACCCGCCGGTCGTGACCGTCAATCTGGTGGGCGTTCTCAGCCGGCTCGTCGCCGCGAAGCCGAACCTCACCAAGGGGACTCCGGCCGTTCCGCTCGTGGCCACGGCCGATCCGCTGATCGCGGTCCTCGACTCGGCTGTCCTCCCGGTGGAGACCAAGATCCGAGCCGCCAAGGCGCTCGGCACGATCGGACTCAATGCCGTCAACGGCGTTCCGGGGGGCGATCTGGCGATCACCAAGCGGGACGCCATCGTTGGAGCGCTGGTCCGCGGGCTGAAGTCGAAGGCCGCCGAGGGAATGACGGTCGGTCCCTGCTGGTATCGCGAAGCCCTTGTCGAAGCCATCGGAAGCTGTGACCTTCCGATGACCCTGGCGGGCGGGTCCGATCCGATTGACGCCCTGATGGACCGCATGGTTGACCGCAAGGAGAACACCAAGGTCCGGGCCGCGGCCGTGCGAGCCACCTCCCAGCTCTCGCTCAACGGGTCGTTCAACGTCCCGCTGATCGTCCACGAGACCGCAATCGTCGCCTTCCATCTGGGGCATGAGTACAACACCACGCTGCCGGCGAAACGATCCGGGGCCTTCAAGTGGTCGGCGGCCTACCTGTACTTCTCCTTCAAGCCGGAGAACCCGCAGACGGCCCTGGCCCCGAAGCTGTGGGGCTTCCTGCAGGTCTCGCAGCGTCCGGGGCTTGCCGCCCAGAAGCCGCTCGTCGACGCGGCCTATGCCGCCTGCAAGCCGATCCTGACGACGCTGCTGAACCCGGCGAATCCCGCGGTCGTCCCTGTGGTGGACCTCAATACGGCCCTGGAATGGCTGGAGAAGAACGCGCCGGCCAATCGCAAGGTGACCGCCAAGAGCCCCGCGATCCCCGATCCCAAGACCCGCGGCGCCTACGAAACGGGCCCGCCGGCCGCGAACGTTCCCGCCACTCCGGCGGCCGGACCGATGGCCGCCCAGCAGGCGGGCGGCGGCTGACCTCCGGCCCGCTCTCACGGTCGGGAATGCCGCCGCAGGTCTGGTGGCGGTCTCGTCCGGCCGATATCTTCGCAGGTGAGTTTTGATGGATGTTCGTGCGCGGAAGGGGAATCCTCCCGCGGCCCGGTTCCTCAAATCGGCCCCTCACTCGCCGCGGCCCCGCTCACTGGAATCCCATGACGATCTCAGTCACCGAGTATTTCCAGACGCGCAAAGACGACCGGAAGAAAGAAACCCGGTACATCAACGTCATCAATAAGGACAACTGCACGAGCTGCCAGTCGTGCGCGACGGTTTGTCCTGTTGACTGCATTTACGAAGTCCGGGGTGAACCTGGCCAGAGCTATCACCAGATCGATACGTCCCGCTGTATCGGTTGCCAGATGTGCTACCGGTCGCCGAATGACAGCACGGACATCTACACGCTGACGATCTGTCCGTGGAACGCGATCGACATGCTCCACAATCCGAACGTGAGTCCGGATGCGGAGTCGGTGCTGCGGCCCTACTGGAAGGGAGCCGAAACAGCTCTTCCGTGGGCCAAGCTCGAAGAGTACGGCTATCAGATCTTCCTGGACGGCCAGGTCTTCATTCCGACGAAGCGTCAGGACCTCGTCGACATCGTGACGTGGTTCACGAAGCCTGACTGGCTCTATACCGAAGACGGCGAGACGGTCGTCCTGGTGAACCGGGTGGCGGAAGACGGCGACAAGATCCAGTTCGACGCCACGCCGGAAGGGCGGGCGCTGTTCGACTGCATCTTCCCGGGCTGGCAGCGGATCTTCATGGACTGAGTCCTGCCGGGAAGCTCGACCCAACGTGCCACGGCAGCCTGGGGTCAAGGGGGCCACGCCCCCTTGCCGCCGGAGGCATTTTCGTTGAGGAACCGTGGTACGCAACGGACGTCCCCTTTGTGGGACGAGCGTTGAGGACTCTCTCACCCCGAACAGCTCGCTTTGAAATCCCCGCGGGTTGGTGAGGGGTCATACGGCACGGTATCCGCGTTTAGATACGTACTCCTCCAGACATCTCTCGACGGCCAGGCCTCCGGCGGGCAAAGGGGCGTTGCCCCTCTGCACTCCCCACCAGGGTGCCCCTGGACCCCGGCTTTCTCGGGCAATGCGTCGTCCGCGCCTGCTTGCTGCACCACCCGACCACTGCCGAGTGAACACACCCATCGCTGACTGCCGACAGCCCGCACCGTGGCGGGAATCGCCAAGCGGGATAAACTGTCGCTGATCCATTCTCCCCGCTCCCATCCCATCGCGGAGTCTGTTCGATGCCGGTCGCTCGCATCGCGGTCATCCTGCCCGCCCTTCTGTGTTTGGCACTTTCCGAGACGTCCCGCGCGGAGGACAAATTCCTCCTGCGGACGTTCCGGAAGCAGCAGCTCTCCGACAAGTTCTTCTGCGAAGGGGCGTCCTTCGGCGACTTCAACAAAGACGGCAAGATGGACCTCGTCGCCGGTCCCTACTGGTACGAGGGCCCGACGTTCGAGACGCAGCGCGAGTACTACACCCCCAAGCCGTTCGACCCGCACGGCTACTCGGACAACTTCTTCGCCTTCACCCGCGACTTCAACGGCGACGGCTGGACCGACATCCTGATCTACGGCTTCCCCGGCAAGGACGCGAGCTGGTTCGAGAACCCCCAGGGGAAGGAAGGTCACTGGACGCGGCATGTCGTCGTCCCGGTCGTCGACAATGAGTCGCCGACGTTCCTCGACATCACCGGCGACGGACAGCCGGAGGTAATCTGCTCGACGGGCGGGTTCTTCGGCTACGCGGCATACGATCCCAAGGAGCCGGCGAAGCCGTGGCCGTTCCATGTCATTTCGGACAAGTCGGCCGGCGGGATGTTCACGCACGGCATCGGCGTGGGAGACGTCAACGGCGACGGCCGGCTCGACATCCTCGAAAAGAACGGCTGGTGGGAGCAGCCCGCCTCGCTGGCGAACGATCCGCTCTGGAAGAAGCACCCCTTCAATTTCAGCCAGGGGGGCTCGCACATGTTCGCGTACGACGTCAACGGCGATGGCCGCAATGACGTCATCACCGCCCTCCAGGCCCACGGCTACGGTCTCGTGTGGTGGGAGCAGGGGGGCGACAAGGCCGAGCCGACCTTCCAGCAGCACGTCATCGTCGGCACGAAGGCGAATGAGAATCCGTACGGCGTCGTCTTCTCCCAGCCGCATGCGGTCGACCTCGTCGACATGAACGGCGACGGGCTCA of Planctomyces sp. SH-PL14 contains these proteins:
- a CDS encoding 4Fe-4S dicluster domain-containing protein — translated: MTISVTEYFQTRKDDRKKETRYINVINKDNCTSCQSCATVCPVDCIYEVRGEPGQSYHQIDTSRCIGCQMCYRSPNDSTDIYTLTICPWNAIDMLHNPNVSPDAESVLRPYWKGAETALPWAKLEEYGYQIFLDGQVFIPTKRQDLVDIVTWFTKPDWLYTEDGETVVLVNRVAEDGDKIQFDATPEGRALFDCIFPGWQRIFMD